Genomic DNA from Telopea speciosissima isolate NSW1024214 ecotype Mountain lineage chromosome 2, Tspe_v1, whole genome shotgun sequence:
acccctttatttattattatattctttattggaatgggggcgtgacacatTCACCTCGGGGTAGGAGAGGGCAGGAAAgtgtatcgggagggtattttggaacatactaaaaccctaggaggggtttgtgcaccctaggatggtggataaaccatcctctatgggtggaggaaaacttcgTCCAccttttttttaacaaaaaaataaaaaataaaaaataaaataaaatacaagaatCACAGGGGGCAAAAAAAGTTCCTCTTCCAACAAGCTAGGATGGTTGTACCAGGCAGAGTCTGCAGACAGAGAGGGAAAATTGAACTTCCTTACTGCCATGAATAACCTGCTTAACTTCCTTTCTTAATGAAGCAAGGATTACTAGTTAACTAGGCATTTATGGTGGAGGGTTCTTCTCTTCCAAGGACAAGTGCCCTCAGGATATCATCGGAAAAGCTTGtgtttaagaaaaagaaatgtccATGATCTGGAAGCTCATGATACCTGATCCAAGGCAACCTTTTAGCGACATAGCGCTGCAGCGGAAATGGAATGAGCCTATCTTCGTATCCCTGCCAGATGTGAACAGAAGAGCCCTCTTCCAGAGGGAATGGGTTATTTAGATCCATCAGATCAAAGTCCCAAGAACCAAAACCAACCATTAAGTCTCGGTGCAGAGATTCGAATACACCCTGCTGTGTTACTTTGTCCTGAAAATTACAAACATAAAATCTTAACCTTGAATCTTTAAAATTCTTTTATTAAGGGAAATTTTTTAGAACTAGGTGGTGGGTATATAACTATAGGATTTTCTTTCCCATCACTAagtctagtgaagtataatgcttcaacatttgtcacatggtagtacatggattaatccatgtgatagaggactagGAATGTATCTCATTgatacaatttcagcttaaaatgagtagaagaAGTAGCTAAAATTGCAAAAGATGCTCTTTAATTTATATATTCATCTCCACTTGAtagcattttggtaattttatttcaactttgaatcagagtttgtGCAACTTTCCTTGCTAACTTTGTActaaaatttgaccattgagaTGTATTTGAAGTCCTCTATCACATAGACTAACTCATGTATTGCCAAGTGTTAAATATTGCAAAGTTATATTTCACTAGGTACAATGACGCATAAAAGGACCCCATTACTATAAATCAATTCAACTGAAGAAAAAGGTGCAGCACAAGTTTTCAGTTTTCATATGAGACTTTGGGTACTACTTAAATTTTAGAGTGGTTGAACATATTTGGCATCCATTTATCTATATATCAATATAATAAGCATCAAAGTGAATTAGTAATAACAGCAGATTTTTTTTGGAACTTTGCTAATTGGTTAAGGCGATGCTGATTTCTGTATCTACTATCGGTTGTAACTTTCTTGTTTTTAGCACTTTGGTTGATGCGGGGCCTATCCCATATTAGTTAGGGGCCTCACATTTCCCTCTTTAAGCCTATTTTAAAGGGGTTCTAAGtgacttcctttttttttttttatatttattttttccttttttttttttttaatataatttacttgtccaaaaaaaataattaaataacagCAGAATTAAATTAAGACAAAACCGAACTTACTTTGAACTGCGGTTCAAAGGCTTTAGACATCTGGCTTAAGATCTCTAGGTCTTTGCTACTGAGAATCCCTGGGTTCCCCTCCACTAGACTTGATGAAGGGAACCGTTTCTGAGTCATCCACCAGTATAGCAGCCGAGGGGCGTAATGTGCGATCCCAAGTGTCCATTGGTCCTGCAACAGCTGCTTCCTATAGGTCTCTATTGATAGTTTGGCAGGAAAAGAAGACCACCAGTAGTTGATTACAGGAGCTACTAAGGATACACCTGCCAGCCTGAaaacatgataatttattttagttttgattttgaagtaTAGAAAAGAATTAAGAATGCACTTCCAGTGTGAATGAGCCCATAAATAGAAATCAAAGGATCATAATCATGCCTGTGTGGTATGTATTTAAGGCAACTCCAAGCCGGGTAACCTCCCATAGAGACACCAATCACATAGAACTTTGATCCAATCTCCAACTGGTCCGCGAGTTCTTGAATATCAAATGCTTCACTTTTTACTGACCTCTTTGGGTTTGGATCACTTTCTCCATACCCAGCTCTATCAAATGACAGAAAATATATTCTCAGCTCTTCTATAAGTTCCTGCATACAATTTCATTTAAAATTCAATCTGATATACCAAAAATTAACCCATTTATTGCAAGCTAGAACTCGGCACTCAATTATTGCTATATAGATTCACTAGGTCAACACTGTAGACACGCCACCCACATACAGAAAAGTCTAAGCACACCACCCACAGTTAGAAAGGCCTATAAACTCCACCGCTATGCTAAGAAGTCAGATTAATCCAATACTCTTATCCTGTTGCTCAGATTCTGACATAAGAATCTTCTGCGGAGTCCAACTGCGTCCCTCTCTTAAGCTCACTCTCTGGTTtaaggtgtgtgtgtgtgttcgaTTTCTGGAGAGGATTTAATCCGGAGGGATTAAATGAACgaaaaaccaaaatttgaatCATCAAGACCTAAACAATCACGACGACCAAATAACAAACCAATATTACTTGAGATGAAGGTAAACTGAAATCTTTGGAGACGCCAAAGCCATGAACGAATAAGATTCTGTATTTCGCCTTGTCCTTGGGGACTCCACTCTCTCTGTAGGCCAGATGCCTTCCATCACTGAGCTTAATTCTGGGTGATGTAACAGAAGGACCACCTGGGGATCCACATATCTTAGGAGGGGGAGGTTGTGTGGTCTGATAAGCCCATCCCAGAAGACCCACCAGCAACACCACTGCTATCCTTGTTAGCATCCCTGAGAACAGCAAGACATTATTTGACATCTAGTACCTGGAATTAACGAAGTGAGTCTATGATTGAAATCAAAGGAAGGGAGAGTTGGAAGAATGGAATTTTTCTCCACTCAAGTTCCTTGCCCAGTCAGGTGCGcaagttcctctcataggagggacagaaatgacgacctcaccacacccgggcagtgtgtttgggcaggggttaggtcatcatttttGCCCCTCCTATGAAAGGAACTTGCgcacctgaccgggcagggaacctgagaagaGCACGATCAATTGGAATGGGGGTTTTATATGTTGGAAAATTATAGATTTGAAAGCTCACCTGAAGAATCACCTTTGAGACATTGAGGTCTCAGATCCTCACAAAAGCATCCATAAGAaatcaatcttcttctccttctaatggTTCGAGTTGGAGCCTGGAGGTCAGGATTTAAGCTCCCCACCGGGAGAGGGAAGGTGAggtttgtttgggtttgtttggCATTTTGACTTTCTGGTAGACACTTGAAGCGTGGTCTTCCAGAGAAGAGGAACTGTATAAGGTTTAAAATTGATAATTGTCAGATTTTTAATGAGCCCAATGACAGAATTGCATAAAAAGTAACAATGTTCTTGTGCTCACATGGTTTAAAAAATTGTATGGTATTCGGGTGAATCGGTTAATTTGAATCGAATATATGGATATAGGAATCGGTATTGCTGGATACTAATACCTAGTCGATACGAGGTcaaaatactttaaaaaaaaaaaatagacataAGTACTTTGACCTCCCCTGACCTTTTTGACAAATACACGAACCTCTGCTGCCTTTCTGACAAATAATCAAATCTCCCCAACTTTACAAACTTAGTGTTTTgtatttggctctcctccagccgtgatgggagctggaggatccaacccagcaaaaacaagggtgttttatgaaatgaccaaaaccctcCTATTTTTGCTGGGctagatcctccagctcccgtcatggttggaggagagccaagtCCTAGTATTTTAAGGTTAAGTAATGGCTTAatttaaaaattagatttttattgaaCATACTACCCTTGATAAGGTTGAAGTTACCGTTTTACCCCTTAAGGAAGTTATCCTTTTGCCCTTATGTTTACCCTTACCTCCTCCACCTTCTTCTTAGAACACTACCGCCCACCCATCCTCTGCAAAACTGTAATCCCACCTCCACTCTTGCAACCCAGCCCCACCCCCAACCCGTgttcttcatcccaatccacggCCCCACTTCCACCCCCACAACTCGGCCTCACCCCAACCCTTGTGTTACACCCATACCCCAATCCATACTAATCTACGCTTGTGAATGTTGTAGTCTAGTATGGGAAGCTCCCTTCGCTGGCGAACTATTCAAGTTGACAATCAAACCAATACATAAGATATATCACCCAAGAACGGGAGAGCTGGTAGAAGAGAGATTCCTCAACCGAAAGTGGGGAAGGTTCGTTCATCGTAAGTTCGTAGATTATCCTCCTAGCACTAGCCCTCGAAGTGAGGAGCACCGAAGGAGAAGCCCGGTGTCGTGTAATATTGACACTTGGTGTCTTTGTGAGGTTTGCATTGAAATGAGAAAGTTATTCGAAGTCCCAGAAGAAGACTTTGACTAGGTGAGTACTAACCCTAGAAATCCCATAAATTATATACTTGTTTGTATGACCAATTAATCAACACCTTGATTCATGATATGTACGATGAAACATGCCATTTATGTCTATTAATATCCCCCACATGTGCATAGTCATCCCCGAGAAAACCCCTCCCCATTTGACCCTCAAAATTTGCAGGATTAGCTCCTGCGGATCATGCTTGGCAAGCCTGTAGATTATGTAGCAACATGAGTCGCAACATGATCTGCAGAGACTAAAATGGCCCAGATCCAATTGGATTTGCCTTCGACCACTTGGGCTTGCACCTTGGGCTCCACCCTGGGTTAATCCAACTTATTTAAGACCTAAAGGGTCCAGCTAAACCCTAAGATCTAAACCCTAAGTTCTACTTAGGATTCCATGAgttttaaaacccatttcaTTCCCAAAAACacccccaaccaaacacaccccaAGCCACTTACCTAAACTAAGCCGAAACCCTATCCCTCCCATCATTTTTCTCATTTCCAAACCTTAGAGAAGAAAGCAAACGTGGAGAGTTGAGCTTGAagggagaaagagggaaaagaagaagaagagaaggaagggaggatCCCAACCTCCATTTGAGCTACCCTTGAACTCACATCACTTCCCCAGCTAGATATAAACTGACCTTGGACTTGGATCTCATGGAAAAGGTGGATTGGAGCTTAAATCTAGCTGAGAATCTCACCCTCTTGCTGTCCTAGCTGAATCCCATTGTAAGCTATCACCTCTACTTGATTTCTATGCAAACCTTTGTAGATTTTAAGTAATGGTTTCCCAATTCATATTCAAACCCTAGGATTTCTTTATTCATCTAATTGGATGCTAGAAGCATCAAAAGGTAGCTTGAGATGACCCTTTCCTAGTCTAATGGCTTAGTTGCCATGAAACCCCATTGAAGAACCCCAAATGGAGGATTCTAGGCAATGAACCCTATCCTCTTTGATCAGATTCCAAATAGGATGACCCCATGGGTTAATTAGCTTCAGCTGGGGATAAAAGTACTCTCCATTCAATCTCCCACAAGCCCCATTGGTCTAGACCAAGAATTGGCTTGGCCATTGCTGAGAAATAGCAATTTTGGCTTAGCGGACGATTCACAGTCCACAAGATTGTTCGCTCCAATCCAAGCAACCTTTTGCCTACATGATCTGCTAGCCTGCGGATGATGGTGCTTAGTCAGCAAGACATAGTCCACTGAGACTAAATTAGTGCTAACTTGGAGTTTTGAGTCTGGATTGGATACTTGGACCTTCTCTCACCTATTATACACTTGTGGACTGACATACGACATCATGTACCCTGTACAACACTGCCAGGCGACCCCGCAAGCATCCGATTCCCTTATCTCCATCTTTTCCGGCCCTATCATATGGTGCCGCACACTCCACCACGGTGCCGCAGAGCCCATTTTTGCTTATGAATAGCCCCCTCACCTCCACATTTGTAGATTCCAAGTTTTCAGGAGAGGGGACCCCCCAAAGCACCAACTTTCCAATCTTTCCCAGTTTCCCTACCCTGGGGCCCTTCTCCGACCTGTTTCCGAGCCTTCGATCCTTGTCCCCCTATCCGAGTCTAGATTACCCAAACCCAACTTCTTTGACTCCCCTTTTACACGAATCCCAGAAATCCATTATGACGTAGCAACTCTACCTAAGAATCGAGTACTTAGCTCCCTAAACCTCGTGACACCATTATTATGTCAAAGCCCCAAAAATCCGACACTtgtaagccgttactctgtcccaTAGAGGACAAAGTTAGTCATTTGTCTCCATCTGAGCTGGGGGACGGTTTTCGTTTTACACTTCccataattgcattggtttaaagtgTACAAGTATACATTTCTATcgttaatcttttattttagctCAATGTAATCCTTTAAGTATTCATGTGTAGTGTGCATAGTAGTTAATATAATatagtttaatttatttaagtAGTTTGTgaatcattatttagccataacAAGCATTAggtagaaagaccgatttacccagacgaggtgggtgcctaataccttcccactcacgtaacctgaccacttatcCCAAATCTCTGACAGACCAAACGGAATCGTGTACCCCTTCACAAGGCTACACTAATGGGTCCTAGgtcctaatcctaggtggtgagtCCATTTCATATGAATTGCATGACCTCCATACCCTGATAATCATAACCTTGAGAAGAcgccttccttctctcttcatcGAGGAGCAACATATCCCCTGTCGCGGGAGCAGATCCTCACAGTGGCAACTTCACTggggattgatggtcaagctttcaatactagatgctaccgttgaacgTAAGAATTTTCCCCCTCAAGGGTTGTTTGATTGAtgacatgtttggctaacccctttttcTATAGTAACTGCATCATACATTGtgttcaaagtgaaatcaaacaacgagggtactccctgttgtgcctctacccccagGGAGGTGGGCCATATCATTCTAaatactctgagatcggatgatacccgcttcttgcaccactatcatgcacacacacacgacATGGGAACACACTtagccccgtggttagtcgttggactccatgtgtagtcatgggtaattaaTTCATAgcgaagccacaacccttgatatttactgtacagGTCTAGAATCATCagtgagggtattcactagtgtgccgtggggtacttcgctactcaaaaagggcactatAGCTTGTagcttgattactctgagatcgcaTGACTTATTCCCCAggtatatcaaaggaaccaTGTACTCACAATTCGCTATCATGAGCAATAGGTATATCAGTTCTGTCAATGGTGACCTtattctgtcctatcagcccacctattgcatgcatcatgtaggaaagtAGACCATATACGACTAGGATACGCCACAAACAAACATATTCTATTCAGGGCTATAAGCGAGATTCTGAGTGGTATATCTCTCCTAATGTGGATTGCCTGCCATGGAAAAGAGTTCTATTTGTCCCTCGATAGTCTCTCATCAAAAGTGATGTATCTATCTGGATTAGTGCATAAAAAATGTAGCCTCAATTGTCCCTTGGAGAATGATACACTACCCAGTATAGCACGTCAATGATGGAGCTTTGATTGTCCCATAATGAAAGGCACTCTATATTAGCAAAGGGTAGACCGCCAAGAAATCCTCAATTAGGCCATTCTGTCTGTTGTTGTGTGACGATTCAAATTTAACCTTAAAAAACCATTGAACAACAAAGGGTTTATGGTGTCAGTACATCAATTTCGAGATTATAAGGGTATTCCCTGATTAATCCTGGGTGCCGGTGAAATTACACCATAAACTACCTGATTAAGATGGAATCAAGAGGTCAAGAGCGAATTGTTGCACGAACTAACCTTATTTGTATGtatttgtttgtatatatattctgGTGTAAATGATGacaaaagattgaaaaaataaaaaaaatttctcaaatCCTAAAATAATTTTTGTAAAGTACAATTCACTTCAAGAAAAATTCATGTTACCCGTGTGGGCTCGTCATGACAATGGGCTAACCCGAGTTGGTCTGTCCTGATCCCAGAGGTCTTAAGTACTTCCATTCCTCCACTTAGGTAGAGTGCAGTAAGGTCATTACCAAGTGTGGGCACCATGGATCCATCAGATGTCGGCCCATCAGAAGAAGTATGGAGTCAGCAGATGAATCGCATACAGTAAGAGATAACAGAAATGAAGCAGTTAACGAAACAAATTTTGCAGAAAGTGCATGCCCAATCCCAAGGAAATGCAATGCACACTTTTGAACAGCTGAGGCACACTCAGCCTATGACCCCCAAGGTAGCCCTAGTAGTGTCTAGGGTATCCGCCAAGATTGGCTAGAAGAGAAGGAAGCCAGCACATCCCAGAGGAATCCTGAGACTAAAAAGGAGCTTAGACAGGAGAGCAAGTTGAGAAACCTGAAGTCACTATCAGGGTACGACTCGTGAGAAGCTTGGAGATGACTTGGTGTATTGTCCAGAAGAAAAGATACTAGAGGATTTTGAATGGGAGCATGCTCAGTTTGATGGGACTGGAGACCCTAAAGTCCATCTCGAGATTTTCACAACCATGGCCAAAACATGGAATCTTATAGAGAATCAGATGGGTCAAGCTTTTCACTATTCTTTGGCTGGGCTGGCTTTAAGATGGCTGACACAACTAGACC
This window encodes:
- the LOC122651297 gene encoding uncharacterized protein LOC122651297 → MLTRIAVVLLVGLLGWAYQTTQPPPPKICGSPGGPSVTSPRIKLSDGRHLAYRESGVPKDKAKYRILFVHGFGVSKDFSLPSSQELIEELRIYFLSFDRAGYGESDPNPKRSVKSEAFDIQELADQLEIGSKFYVIGVSMGGYPAWSCLKYIPHRLAGVSLVAPVINYWWSSFPAKLSIETYRKQLLQDQWTLGIAHYAPRLLYWWMTQKRFPSSSLVEGNPGILSSKDLEILSQMSKAFEPQFKDKVTQQGVFESLHRDLMVGFGSWDFDLMDLNNPFPLEEGSSVHIWQGYEDRLIPFPLQRYVAKRLPWIRYHELPDHGHFFFLNTSFSDDILRALVLGREEPSTINA